The Diospyros lotus cultivar Yz01 chromosome 15, ASM1463336v1, whole genome shotgun sequence genome has a window encoding:
- the LOC127792301 gene encoding leucine-rich repeat extensin-like protein 4, with amino-acid sequence MATSYSSSILTTTALFLLLLHLSSFHNNLAAKHAHHSSSTAHHQHRHSSSHVSNPKLHQAYIALQAWKRLIISDPKNFTTNWVGPSVCNYTGVYCAPYPGTKTTTVAGIDLNSADIAGLLPDEIGLLSDLALLHLNSNRFCGSIPQSLANMSLLFELDVSNNRFAGPFPQVVISLPTLRYLDLRYNEFEGPVPSALFSRAINDAIFLNNNRFTSVIPASFTKSSATVLVFANNNFGGCLSPTIANFADTLEELLLINTSLSGCLPQEVGFLYKLRLLDVSHNKLLGPIPYSIAGLAHLELLNLAHNKMSGTVPEGVCTLPNLANLTISYNFFCEEEGICRNLTSRHVAFDDRRNCLPEKPLQRSKKECEPVTEHPVDCYEYR; translated from the coding sequence ATGGCTACTTCATACTCTTCTTCCATCCTCACCACCACTGCCTtgtttctcctcctcctccacctcTCTTCCTTCCACAACAACCTGGCAGCCAAGCACGCCCACCACAGCTCCTCCACCGCCCACCACCAACACCGCCACAGCTCCTCCCACGTCTCCAACCCGAAGCTCCACCAGGCCTACATTGCCCTCCAGGCATGGAAGCGCCTAATCATCTCTGACCCCAAAAACTTCACTACCAACTGGGTAGGTCCATCCGTCTGCAACTACACCGGTGTATACTGTGCACCGTATCCCGGCACCAAAACCACCACAGTTGCAGGTATTGACCTAAACTCGGCTGACATAGCCGGCCTCCTCCCTGACGAAATCGGCCTCCTCTCCGACCTCGCCCTTCTCCACCTCAACAGCAACCGGTTCTGTGGATCCATCCCACAGAGCTTAGCAAACATGAGCCTCCTCTTTGAGCTTGACGTCAGCAACAACAGATTTGCAGGCCCTTTCCCTCAAGTTGTGATCTCTCTCCCAACTCTTCGATACCTCGACCTTCGGTACAACGAATTTGAAGGGCCAGTTCCTTCTGCCCTCTTCAGCCGAGCCATTAATGACGCGATATTCCTCAACAACAACCGCTTCACCTCTGTGATTCCAGCAAGCTTCACCAAAAGTTCAGCCACTGTCTTGGTCTTTGCCAACAACAACTTTGGAGGCTGCCTCTCACCAACCATAGCCAATTTCGCCGATACGCTGGAGGAACTGCTTCTCATCAATACTAGTTTGTCTGGATGCTTGCCACAAGAGGTGGGATTCCTCTACAAATTGAGACTGCTTGATGTGAGCCACAACAAGCTGCTTGGTCCAATCCCTTACAGCATTGCAGGGCTAGCTCACTTGGAGCTGCTGAATTTGGCTCACAACAAGATGAGTGGAACAGTGCCAGAAGGAGTATGCACTCTGCCAAACCTGGCAAACCTCACCATCTCTTACAACTTCTTCTGTGAGGAAGAGGGCATCTGCAGGAACTTGACATCAAGGCACGTCGCCTTTGATGATCGACGAAACTGCCTGCCGGAGAAGCCACTCCAGAGGAGCAAGAAAGAATGTGAACCGGTGACTGAGCATCCAGTCGACTGTTACGAATATCGATGA